The following coding sequences are from one Paramormyrops kingsleyae isolate MSU_618 chromosome 21, PKINGS_0.4, whole genome shotgun sequence window:
- the LOC111847638 gene encoding uncharacterized protein isoform X8 — protein sequence MGGLPRAGWRMRSPCSPPALPPPLPPRVSCSSEPPPQLLSCISNLRHTAMVEQSMDPRSGPGQPGGGWALVPSISAVIKYSCFICWSREKSSVGEEVKENAVSVSQRTCEIQELQEEVQRESGELRQLQSRRWQVQEGLGELEQKKSDLEGQLEHIQEQCSQENQLILSLQGEQLEQQQQIEEVEEELLRAQEALWRLREEAARAGERLEVTRTRLGPLRVHVRDSHASITQLQLKLDELQHTDTPLREELEPLTNGIADVEAMTMTAEPLQWERGQLEWRGEEEQVAPEEQEPKADVSEEFHGSCQLQQTMQSSGSSSPSEVAAAQKEDLQKSVNTSAFKVSLPEEAEPVEQAKAPTVGTLDFFHSDPFTDNALFGQPPPKPFGDLVVPAKPRPFNCQFSGWVKDPILSENGKESTVLLVFEAASPTDDEPVQCEALSTVDPDPLAPSQRIEGSSNDSPSTVTVTHLPEDLEELQDSCPAPFAGVSGNLPLAERFADFGRLSISTESLASCSTENQDDSSAEDSEDENLHTPPGSPGGPPPLPPGSGNSSHHHNETEACDFFPTTSHRCPLGDLDNFSTSDNKTRDSPVQSQRCWTLPEPSTRGSPECLSLCSPDS from the exons ATGGGAGGCCTCCCCCGGGCAGGCTGGCGCATGCGCAGTCCCTGCTctccccctgccctgccccctcccctcccaccgCGCGTCAGCTGCAGCAGCGAGCCGCCGCCTCAGTTGCTGAGCTGCATCTCCAACCTACGGCACACGGCCATGGTGGAGCAGAGCATGGATCCACGGAGCGGCCCAGGacagcctggggggggctgggcactggtcccctccatctcggccgTTATTAAGTACTCTTGCTTCATCTGCTGGTCCAGGGAGAAGAGCTCTGTGGGAGAGGAAGTCAAGGAGAATGCGGTGAGCGTCAGCCAAAGGACGTGTGAAATTCAG gagctgcaggaggaggTGCAGCGGGAGAGCGGGGAGCTCAGGCAGCTACAGAGCCGGAGATGGCAGGTCCAGGAGGGGCTTGGCGAGCTGGAGCAGAAGAAGAGCGACCTGGAAGGGCAGCTGGAGCACATTCAGGAGCAATGCAGCCAGGAGAACCAGCTG ATTCTTTCTCTGCAGGGGGAGCAGTtggaacagcagcagcaaatcgAGGAGGTGGAAGAGGAGCTGTTGCGGGCACAGGAGGCGCTGTGGAGGCTGCGGGAAGAGGCGGCACGTGCCGGGGAGCGACTGGAGGTCACACGGACTCGGCTGGGGCCTCTGAGGGTCCATGTCCGTGACTCCCACGCCAGCATCACTCAG CTGCAGCTGAAACTGGATGAGCTTCAACATACAGACACACCCTTGAGGGAGGAATTAGAGCCACTGACCAATGGGATCGCAGATGTGGAGGCAATGACAATGACAGCTGAGCCACTTCAGTGGGAGAGGGGCCAACTGGagtggaggggggaggaggagcaagTGGCCCCTGAAGAGCAGGAACCCAAAGCTGATGTGTCAGAGGAGTTTCACGGCAGCTGCCAGCTGCAGCAGACTATG CAAAGCAGCGGTTCCAGTTCTCCATCTGAAGTAGCAGCAGCACAGAAGGAGGATCTGCAGAAGTCTGTAAACACCAGCGCATTCAAG GTATCACTTCCAGAGGAGGCAGAACCTGTGGAGCAGGCCAAGGCCCCTACGGTCGGCACGTTGGACTTCTTCCATTCGGACCCTTTCACAGACA ACGCCTTATTCGGACAGCCCCCTCCCAAGCCCTTCGGAGATCTCGTCGTTCCCGCCAAACCCCGACCCTTTAACTGCCAGTTCAGCGGCTGGGTAAAGGATCCCATCCTTTCGGAGAACGGCAAGGAGTCAACGGTCCTGCTTGTCTTCGAGGCTGCCAGTCCGACCGACGATGAGCCCGTCCAATGCGAAGCGCTAAGCACAGTCGACCCAGACCCCTTGGCCCCCTCCCAGCGCATTGAGGGTTCCTCG AATGACTCGCCTTCCACGGTCACAGTGACTCATCTTCCTGAAGATTTGGAGGAACTCCAAGACTCCTGCCCAG CTCCCTTTGCCGGGGTGTCTGGTAATCTACCGCTGGCAGAGAGGTTCGCCGATTTCGGCCGGCTGTCCATCAGCACCGAAAGCCTGGCTTCGTGTAGCACTGAGAACCAGGACGATTCATCTGCAGAAGACAGCGAGGACGAGAACCTGCACACGCCCCCCGGGAGCCCCGGCGGACCCCCTCCACTGCCTCCTG gatcCGGCAACTCCTCACACCATCATAATGAGACAGAAGCCTGTGACTTTTTCCCCACAACGTCACACCGCTGCCCCCTGGGAGATTTGGATAATTTCTCCACCTCTGACAAT AAAACTCGGGACTCGCCGGTCCAGAGCCAGAGATGCTGGACCCTCCCAGAGCCCTCGACGAGGGGCAGTCCTGAGTGCCTCTCCCTGTGCAGCCCGGACAGCTGA
- the LOC111847638 gene encoding uncharacterized protein isoform X1 — protein sequence MGGLPRAGWRMRSPCSPPALPPPLPPRVSCSSEPPPQLLSCISNLRHTAMVEQSMDPRSGPGQPGGGWALVPSISAVIKYSCFICWSREKSSVGEEVKENAVSVSQRTCEIQELQEEVQRESGELRQLQSRRWQVQEGLGELEQKKSDLEGQLEHIQEQCSQENQLILSLQGEQLEQQQQIEEVEEELLRAQEALWRLREEAARAGERLEVTRTRLGPLRVHVRDSHASITQLQLKLDELQHTDTPLREELEPLTNGIADVEAMTMTAEPLQWERGQLEWRGEEEQVAPEEQEPKADVSEEFHGSCQLQQTMQSSGSSSPSEVAAAQKEDLQKSVNTSAFKQVSLPEEAEPVEQAKAPTVGTLDFFHSDPFTDNDPFEDSPFGAADVSDIFSRDPFKGTDPFSSDALFGQPPPKPFGDLVVPAKPRPFNCQFSGWVKDPILSENGKESTVLLVFEAASPTDDEPVQCEALSTVDPDPLAPSQRIEGSSNDSPSTVTVTHLPEDLEELQDSCPAPFAGVSGNLPLAERFADFGRLSISTESLASCSTENQDDSSAEDSEDENLHTPPGSPGGPPPLPPGSGNSSHHHNETEACDFFPTTSHRCPLGDLDNFSTSDNKTRDSPVQSQRCWTLPEPSTRGSPECLSLCSPDS from the exons ATGGGAGGCCTCCCCCGGGCAGGCTGGCGCATGCGCAGTCCCTGCTctccccctgccctgccccctcccctcccaccgCGCGTCAGCTGCAGCAGCGAGCCGCCGCCTCAGTTGCTGAGCTGCATCTCCAACCTACGGCACACGGCCATGGTGGAGCAGAGCATGGATCCACGGAGCGGCCCAGGacagcctggggggggctgggcactggtcccctccatctcggccgTTATTAAGTACTCTTGCTTCATCTGCTGGTCCAGGGAGAAGAGCTCTGTGGGAGAGGAAGTCAAGGAGAATGCGGTGAGCGTCAGCCAAAGGACGTGTGAAATTCAG gagctgcaggaggaggTGCAGCGGGAGAGCGGGGAGCTCAGGCAGCTACAGAGCCGGAGATGGCAGGTCCAGGAGGGGCTTGGCGAGCTGGAGCAGAAGAAGAGCGACCTGGAAGGGCAGCTGGAGCACATTCAGGAGCAATGCAGCCAGGAGAACCAGCTG ATTCTTTCTCTGCAGGGGGAGCAGTtggaacagcagcagcaaatcgAGGAGGTGGAAGAGGAGCTGTTGCGGGCACAGGAGGCGCTGTGGAGGCTGCGGGAAGAGGCGGCACGTGCCGGGGAGCGACTGGAGGTCACACGGACTCGGCTGGGGCCTCTGAGGGTCCATGTCCGTGACTCCCACGCCAGCATCACTCAG CTGCAGCTGAAACTGGATGAGCTTCAACATACAGACACACCCTTGAGGGAGGAATTAGAGCCACTGACCAATGGGATCGCAGATGTGGAGGCAATGACAATGACAGCTGAGCCACTTCAGTGGGAGAGGGGCCAACTGGagtggaggggggaggaggagcaagTGGCCCCTGAAGAGCAGGAACCCAAAGCTGATGTGTCAGAGGAGTTTCACGGCAGCTGCCAGCTGCAGCAGACTATG CAAAGCAGCGGTTCCAGTTCTCCATCTGAAGTAGCAGCAGCACAGAAGGAGGATCTGCAGAAGTCTGTAAACACCAGCGCATTCAAG CAGGTATCACTTCCAGAGGAGGCAGAACCTGTGGAGCAGGCCAAGGCCCCTACGGTCGGCACGTTGGACTTCTTCCATTCGGACCCTTTCACAGACA ACGACCCATTTGAGGACAGTCCATTCGGAGCAGCGGATGTCTCAG ATATTTTCAGTAGGGACCCGTTCAAAGGCACAGACCCCTTCTCCTCAGACGCCTTATTCGGACAGCCCCCTCCCAAGCCCTTCGGAGATCTCGTCGTTCCCGCCAAACCCCGACCCTTTAACTGCCAGTTCAGCGGCTGGGTAAAGGATCCCATCCTTTCGGAGAACGGCAAGGAGTCAACGGTCCTGCTTGTCTTCGAGGCTGCCAGTCCGACCGACGATGAGCCCGTCCAATGCGAAGCGCTAAGCACAGTCGACCCAGACCCCTTGGCCCCCTCCCAGCGCATTGAGGGTTCCTCG AATGACTCGCCTTCCACGGTCACAGTGACTCATCTTCCTGAAGATTTGGAGGAACTCCAAGACTCCTGCCCAG CTCCCTTTGCCGGGGTGTCTGGTAATCTACCGCTGGCAGAGAGGTTCGCCGATTTCGGCCGGCTGTCCATCAGCACCGAAAGCCTGGCTTCGTGTAGCACTGAGAACCAGGACGATTCATCTGCAGAAGACAGCGAGGACGAGAACCTGCACACGCCCCCCGGGAGCCCCGGCGGACCCCCTCCACTGCCTCCTG gatcCGGCAACTCCTCACACCATCATAATGAGACAGAAGCCTGTGACTTTTTCCCCACAACGTCACACCGCTGCCCCCTGGGAGATTTGGATAATTTCTCCACCTCTGACAAT AAAACTCGGGACTCGCCGGTCCAGAGCCAGAGATGCTGGACCCTCCCAGAGCCCTCGACGAGGGGCAGTCCTGAGTGCCTCTCCCTGTGCAGCCCGGACAGCTGA
- the LOC111847638 gene encoding uncharacterized protein isoform X3: MGGLPRAGWRMRSPCSPPALPPPLPPRVSCSSEPPPQLLSCISNLRHTAMVEQSMDPRSGPGQPGGGWALVPSISAVIKYSCFICWSREKSSVGEEVKENAVSVSQRTCEIQELQEEVQRESGELRQLQSRRWQVQEGLGELEQKKSDLEGQLEHIQEQCSQENQLILSLQGEQLEQQQQIEEVEEELLRAQEALWRLREEAARAGERLEVTRTRLGPLRVHVRDSHASITQLQLKLDELQHTDTPLREELEPLTNGIADVEAMTMTAEPLQWERGQLEWRGEEEQVAPEEQEPKADVSEEFHGSCQLQQTMQSSGSSSPSEVAAAQKEDLQKSVNTSAFKQVSLPEEAEPVEQAKAPTVGTLDFFHSDPFTDNDPFEDSPFGAADVSDIFSRDPFKGTDPFSSDALFGQPPPKPFGDLVVPAKPRPFNCQFSGWVKDPILSENGKESTVLLVFEAASPTDDEPVQCEALSTVDPDPLAPSQRIEGSSNDSPSTVTVTHLPEDLEELQDSCPAPFAGVSGNLPLAERFADFGRLSISTESLASCSTENQDDSSAEDSEDENLHTPPGSPGGPPPLPPGSGNSSHHHNETEACDFFPTTSHRCPLGDLDNFSTSDNAENSGLAGPEPEMLDPPRALDEGQS; the protein is encoded by the exons ATGGGAGGCCTCCCCCGGGCAGGCTGGCGCATGCGCAGTCCCTGCTctccccctgccctgccccctcccctcccaccgCGCGTCAGCTGCAGCAGCGAGCCGCCGCCTCAGTTGCTGAGCTGCATCTCCAACCTACGGCACACGGCCATGGTGGAGCAGAGCATGGATCCACGGAGCGGCCCAGGacagcctggggggggctgggcactggtcccctccatctcggccgTTATTAAGTACTCTTGCTTCATCTGCTGGTCCAGGGAGAAGAGCTCTGTGGGAGAGGAAGTCAAGGAGAATGCGGTGAGCGTCAGCCAAAGGACGTGTGAAATTCAG gagctgcaggaggaggTGCAGCGGGAGAGCGGGGAGCTCAGGCAGCTACAGAGCCGGAGATGGCAGGTCCAGGAGGGGCTTGGCGAGCTGGAGCAGAAGAAGAGCGACCTGGAAGGGCAGCTGGAGCACATTCAGGAGCAATGCAGCCAGGAGAACCAGCTG ATTCTTTCTCTGCAGGGGGAGCAGTtggaacagcagcagcaaatcgAGGAGGTGGAAGAGGAGCTGTTGCGGGCACAGGAGGCGCTGTGGAGGCTGCGGGAAGAGGCGGCACGTGCCGGGGAGCGACTGGAGGTCACACGGACTCGGCTGGGGCCTCTGAGGGTCCATGTCCGTGACTCCCACGCCAGCATCACTCAG CTGCAGCTGAAACTGGATGAGCTTCAACATACAGACACACCCTTGAGGGAGGAATTAGAGCCACTGACCAATGGGATCGCAGATGTGGAGGCAATGACAATGACAGCTGAGCCACTTCAGTGGGAGAGGGGCCAACTGGagtggaggggggaggaggagcaagTGGCCCCTGAAGAGCAGGAACCCAAAGCTGATGTGTCAGAGGAGTTTCACGGCAGCTGCCAGCTGCAGCAGACTATG CAAAGCAGCGGTTCCAGTTCTCCATCTGAAGTAGCAGCAGCACAGAAGGAGGATCTGCAGAAGTCTGTAAACACCAGCGCATTCAAG CAGGTATCACTTCCAGAGGAGGCAGAACCTGTGGAGCAGGCCAAGGCCCCTACGGTCGGCACGTTGGACTTCTTCCATTCGGACCCTTTCACAGACA ACGACCCATTTGAGGACAGTCCATTCGGAGCAGCGGATGTCTCAG ATATTTTCAGTAGGGACCCGTTCAAAGGCACAGACCCCTTCTCCTCAGACGCCTTATTCGGACAGCCCCCTCCCAAGCCCTTCGGAGATCTCGTCGTTCCCGCCAAACCCCGACCCTTTAACTGCCAGTTCAGCGGCTGGGTAAAGGATCCCATCCTTTCGGAGAACGGCAAGGAGTCAACGGTCCTGCTTGTCTTCGAGGCTGCCAGTCCGACCGACGATGAGCCCGTCCAATGCGAAGCGCTAAGCACAGTCGACCCAGACCCCTTGGCCCCCTCCCAGCGCATTGAGGGTTCCTCG AATGACTCGCCTTCCACGGTCACAGTGACTCATCTTCCTGAAGATTTGGAGGAACTCCAAGACTCCTGCCCAG CTCCCTTTGCCGGGGTGTCTGGTAATCTACCGCTGGCAGAGAGGTTCGCCGATTTCGGCCGGCTGTCCATCAGCACCGAAAGCCTGGCTTCGTGTAGCACTGAGAACCAGGACGATTCATCTGCAGAAGACAGCGAGGACGAGAACCTGCACACGCCCCCCGGGAGCCCCGGCGGACCCCCTCCACTGCCTCCTG gatcCGGCAACTCCTCACACCATCATAATGAGACAGAAGCCTGTGACTTTTTCCCCACAACGTCACACCGCTGCCCCCTGGGAGATTTGGATAATTTCTCCACCTCTGACAAT GCAGAAAACTCGGGACTCGCCGGTCCAGAGCCAGAGATGCTGGACCCTCCCAGAGCCCTCGACGAGGGGCAGTCCTGA